In a genomic window of Bubalus bubalis isolate 160015118507 breed Murrah chromosome 17, NDDB_SH_1, whole genome shotgun sequence:
- the PXN gene encoding paxillin isoform X4, whose product MSSSLGSNLSELDRLLLELNAVQHNPPGFPADEANSSPPLPGALSTHYGVPENNSLLGGKAGPLTKEKPKRNGGRGLEDLRPSVENLLDELESSVPSPVPTITVNQGEMSSPQRVTSSQQQTRISASSATRELDELMASLSDFKTSSSSAVALSSSGLPPGSAPSSHHSLSPPPPAGPSGGLPPPRKPSPQGHSHTLGVLCAKDNVAPGQLDLAGFGVMPDTPNSRFPSTEGWPGPLSIESQARVRRDPPDLVGELCRAPPGPILPYPGGTGPQEPGAPQAPLANALHPEEAVAATWQGPWALGALRPEPPQGAAPSFQEVTEPAVVAVDRQAVFPDTWSLAEERGWQERARLEPGAPESGCHTPVEDEQLGGETPPAGGLVRPARGPETPRRPEGTTEVTTEARMDRPELPRAVAVDMPSTTERISTSSQIRSVIRRSRETGHAHPMSREPSPRRRLDPATLSRTPSQERLIAELQGRLGIRPEAEEAAGAAGASTEDWLTEGIVITVQPRGRRAGGQLVEKVVFPPGSPIPLRRTFSVLPSSLPPPSPLLQHRKDASSASSSPPLPSPPTHCGPSGVQSTGTGRRGVGVQGPTPCVAAPRSVRSIGCQTDEDPLFPPMQIQDLEQRADGELCWAAGWPLNGRQSGPEGQDVGGFMAQGKTGSSSPPGGPPKPGSQLDSMLGSLQSDLNKLGVATVAKGVCGACKKPIAGQVVTAMGKTWHPEHFVCTHCQEEIGSRNFFERDGQPYCEKDYHNLFSPRCYYCNGPILDKVVTALDRTWHPEHFFCAQCGAFFGPEGFHEKDGKAYCRKDYFDMFAPKCGGCARAILENYISALNTLWHPECFVCRECFTPFVHGSFFEHEGQPYCEAHYHERRGSLCSGCQKPITGRCITAMAKKFHPEHFVCAFCLKQLNKGTFKEQNDKPYCQNCFLKLFC is encoded by the exons ATGAGCTCCTCCTTGGGCAGCAACCTCTCTGAGCTCGACCGCCTGCTGCTGGAGCTGAATGCCGTGCAGCATAATCCCCCGGGCTTCCCCGCAG ATGAGGCGAACTCCAGCCCGCCACTGCCGGGGGCTCTGAGCACCCACTACGGCGTCCCAGAGAATAACAGTCTGCTGGGGGGCAAAGCTGGACCGCTGACCAAAGAGAAGCCCAAACGGAACGGTGGCCGGGGCCTGGAGGACTTGCGGCCCAGCGTGGAGAACCTCTTGGATGAGCTGGAGAGCTCCGTGCCCAGCCCCGT CCCCACCATCACTGTGAACCAGGGCGAGATGAGCAGTCCCCAGCGAGTCACCTCCAGTCAGCAGCAGACGCGCATCTCAGCCTCCTCCGCCACCAGGGAGCTGGACGAGCTGATGGCCTCGCTGTCGGATTTTAAG acCAGCTCCTCCTCTGCTGTGGCCTTGAGCTCCTCGGGGCTGCCGCCCGGCTCAGCTCCATCCTCACACCACAGCCTctcccctccacctcctgccGGGCCCTCTGGAGGCCTGCCACCCCCTCGGAAGCCCTCCCCTCAAGGCCACAGCCACACCCTGGGCGTCCTCTGCGCCAAGGACAACGTGGCCCCCGGCCAGCTCGATTTGGCTGGCTTTGGGGTGATGCCTGACACCCCCAACTCAAGGTTTCCCTCCACAGAGGGTTGGCCGGGGCCGCTGAGTATAGAGAGCCAGGCTCGCGTTCGGAGGGACCCACCAGACCTGGTCGGGGAGCTCTGCAGGGCGCCTCCTGGCCCCATTCTACCCTACCCTGGGGGCACAGGTCCCCAGGAGCCTGGGGCCCCCCAAGCGCCGTTAGCCAACGCTTTGCACCCGGAAGAGGCGGTGGCTGCCACTTGGCAGGGGCCATGGGCTCTGGGGGCACTCAGGCCTGAGCCCCCGCAGGGAGCTGCTCCCAGCTTCCAGGAGGTCACCGAGCCGGCCGTCGTGGCTGTGGACCGTCAGGCCGTCTTCCCCGATACCTGGAGCCTCGCGGAGGAACGTGGATGGCAGGAGAGGGCAAGGCTGGAGCCAGGGGCGCCGGAGAGCGGCTGCCATACCCCCGTTGAGGACGAGCAGCTAGGTGGAGAGACGCCCCCGGCAGGTGGCCTGGTCAGGCCAGCCCGGGGACCTGAGACCCCCAGGAGGCCAGAGGGCACCACCGAAGTCACCACCGAGGCCAGGATGGACCGGCCAGAACTCCCACGGGCTGTGGCCGTGGACATGCCCAGCACCACTGAGAGGATTTCCACATCTAGCCAG ATCCGCTCGGTGATCAGGAGGAGCCGGGAGACCGGCCACGCTCACCCCATGTCCCGGGAGCCCTCCCCTCGCCGCCGGCTGGACCCCGCCACCCTAAGCAGGACCCCGTCCCAGGAGCGGCTCATCGCCGAGCTGCAGGGTCGGCTGGGCATCCGGCCGGAGGCAGAGGAGGCCGCGGGGGCCGCAGGGGCCTCCACCGAGGACTGGCTGACCGAGGGCATCGTCATCACTGTGCAGCCGCGTGGGAGGCGGGCTGGGGGGCAGCTGGTGGAGAAG gTCGTCTTCCCTCCTGGCTCTCCTATTCCCCTGCGGAGAACCTTCTCTGTtctgccttcttctcttcctcctcccagccctctgCTCCAGCACCGCAAAGACGCCTCCTCGGCCAGCAGCTCTCCTCCCCTGCCCAGCCCGCCCACCCACTGCGGCCCCTCTGGGGTCCAGAGCACTGGGACGGGGCGGCGGGGAGTCGGTGTGCAGGGCCCCACCCCGTGCGTGGCTGCACCCCGCTCCGTGAGGTCCATAGGCTGCCAGACCGATGAGGATCCGCTCTTCCCCCCGATGCAG ATCCAGGACCTGGAACAGAGAGCAGATGGCGAGCTGTGCTGGGCGGCTGGCTGGCCTCTGAACGGCAGGCAGAGCGGCCCTGAAGGGCAGGACGTGGGAGGG TTTATGGCCCAGGGGAAGACGGGGAGCAGCTCTCCCCCAGGGGGCCCCCCGAAGCCCGGGAGCCAGCTGGACAGCATGCTGGGGAGCCTGCAGTCTGACCTGAACAAACTGGGGGTCGCCACGGTCGCCAAGGGGGTCTGCGGGGCCTGCAAAAAGCCGATCGCGGGGCAG GTGGTGACGGCCATGGGCAAGACGTGGCACCCCGAGCACTTCGTCTGCACCCACTGCCAGGAGGAGATCGGCTCCCGGAACTTCTTTGAGCGGGATGGACAGCCCTACTGTGAAAAGGACTATCACAACCTCTTCTCTCCGCGCTGCTACTACTGCAATGGGCCCATTCTGGAT AAAGTGGTGACAGCCCTCGACCGGACGTGGCACCCTGAGCACTTCTTCTGTGCCCAGTGTGGAGCCTTCTTCGGGCCTGAAG GGTTCCACGAGAAAGATGGCAAGGCCTACTGCCGCAAGGATTACTTTGACATGTTCGCGCCCAAGTGTGGCGGCTGCGCCCGGGCCATCCTGGAGAACTACATCTCGGCCCTCAACACCCTCTGGCACCCCGAGTGCTTTGTGTGTCGG GAGTGCTTCACGCCGTTCGTCCACGGCAGCTTCTTTGAGCACGAGGGGCAGCCCTACTGCGAGGCGCACTACCACGAGCGGCGGGGCTCGCTGTGCTCGGGCTGCCAGAAGCCCATCACGGGCCGCTGCATCACCGCCATGGCCAAGAAGTTCCACCCCGAGCACTTCGTCTGCGCCTTCTGCCTCAAGCAGCTCAACAAGGGCACCTTCAAGGAGCAGAACGACAAGCCTTACTGTCAGAACTGCTTTCTCAAGCTCTTCTGCTAG
- the RPLP0 gene encoding 60S acidic ribosomal protein P0, whose product MPREDRATWKSNYFLKIIQLLDDYPKCFIVGADNVGSKQMQQIRMSLRGKAVVLMGKNTMMRKAIRGHLENNPALEKLLPHIRGNVGFVFTKEDLTEIRDMLLANKVPAAARAGAIAPCEVTVPAQNTGLGPEKTSFFQALGITTKISRGTIEILSDVQLIKTGDKVGASEATLLNMLNISPFSFGLVIQQVFDNGSIYNPEVLDITEETLHSRFLEGVRNVASVCLQIGYPTIASVPHSIINGYKRVLALSVETDYTFPLAEKVKAFLADPSAFVAAAPVAAAPAAAPAATTAAPAKVEAKEESEESDEDMGFGLFD is encoded by the exons ATGCCCAGGGAAGACAGGGCGACCTGGAAGTCCAACTACTTCCTTAAGATCATC CAACTTCTGGATGATTATCCAAAATGCTTCATTGTGGGAGCAGACAACGTGGGCTCCAAGCAGATGCAGCAGATCCGCATGTCCCTCCGCGGGAAGGCTGTGGTGCTGATGGGCAAGAACACGATGATGCGCAAGGCCATCCGAGGGCATCTGGAAAACAACCCGGCTCTGGAGAA ACTGTTGCCTCACATTCGGGGGAATGTGGGCTTCGTGTTCACCAAGGAGGACCTCACTGAGATCAGGGACATGCTGCTGGCCAACAAG GTGCCAGCTGCCGCCCGTGCTGGTGCCATAGCACCGTGTGAAGTCACTGTGCCGGCCCAGAACACTGGTCTGGGGCCCGAGAAGACCTCCTTCTTCCAGGCTTTAGGCATCACCACGAAGATCTCCAGGGGCACGATTGAAATCCTG AGTGATGTGCAGCTGATTAAGACAGGAGACAAAGTGGGCGCCAGCGAAGCCACGCTGCTGAACATGCTGAacatctcccccttctccttcggGCTGGTCATCCAGCAGGTGTTTGACAATGGCAGCATCTACAACCCTGAAGTGCTTGACATCACAGAGGAAACTCTGCATTCCCGCTTCCTGGAG GGCGTCCGCAATGTTGCCAGCGTGTGCCTGCAGATTGGTTACCCGACCATCGCATCTGTACCCCATTCTATCATCAATGGGTACAAGCGCGTCCTGGCTTTGTCTGTGGAGACTGATTACACCTTCCCACTTGCTGAAAAG GTCAAGGCCTTCTTGGCTGATCCATCTGCCTTTGTGGCTGCTGCCCCCGTGGCTGCTGCCCCCGCTGCTGCCCCTGCTGCCACCACCGCAGCCCCAGCCAAGGTTGAAGCAAAGGAGGAGTCGGAGGAGTCGGACGAGGATATGGGATTCGGTCTTTTTGACTAA